In Gemmata obscuriglobus, a single genomic region encodes these proteins:
- a CDS encoding DUF559 domain-containing protein, which produces MEVDGAFYHLNPEQYRRDRRKDHLYQKHGYRVLRFLAEDVVTDLERILNTILEVVAERRGPAQPTGAA; this is translated from the coding sequence GTGGAGGTGGACGGCGCGTTCTACCACCTGAACCCCGAGCAGTACCGCCGGGACCGGCGCAAGGACCACCTGTACCAGAAGCACGGGTACCGTGTGCTGCGGTTCCTGGCGGAGGACGTGGTGACCGACCTCGAACGGATTCTGAACACGATTCTGGAGGTCGTGGCCGAGCGCCGCGGCCCCGCCCAACCCACAGGTGCCGCATGA